Proteins from a single region of Tamandua tetradactyla isolate mTamTet1 chromosome 12, mTamTet1.pri, whole genome shotgun sequence:
- the SERPINA10 gene encoding protein Z-dependent protease inhibitor, translated as MKLMFSVLLFFLLMEMWLVPSLAPGPQPAEAKAGSVSLNTHISHYIPQNQTGARVRLPLEEEEEEQEEKEEELEEDPWLLTNMHELSKETSNFGFSLLRKISMRHEGNVVFSPFGLSFTMATLMLGSKGQTKAQIVSGLHLQHLQALNGTKPMLLPSLFKQLRETFSHNWELDLTQGSFAFIHKDFHIKETFLNLSKRYFDTECVPMNFHNASQAKGLMNYYINKETQGKIPKLFDEINPETKLILVDYILFKGKWLTPFDPVLTEADTFHLDKYKAVKVPMMYRAGKFASTFDKNFRCHVFKMPYQGKATMLVILMEKMGDHLALEDYLTTDLVETWLRNMKTRKMEVFFPKFKLDQKYEMRELLKQMGIKRIFSPWADLSELSVTEKNLKVSKVLQRAVIEVDEKGTEAMVGTLSEMIAYSMPPIIKVDRPFHFMIYEETSRMLLFLGRVVNPTLL; from the exons ATGAAACTAATGTTCAGTGTCCTGCTCTTCTTCCTCCTGATGGAGATGTGGCTGGTGCCTAGCTTGGCACCAGGCCCCCAACCAGCAGAGGCCAAGGCAGGGTCTGTGAGTCTGAACACCCACATTTCCCATTACATTCCCCAGAACCAGACAGGTGCTAGAGTTCGGCTACCcctggaagaggaggaggaggagcaggaggagaaagaggaggagctggaggaggaCCCCTGGCTGTTGACCAACATGCATGAGCTCTCCAAAGAGACTTCGAACTTTGGGTTCAGCTTGCTGCGTAAGATCTCCATGAGACACGAAGGCAATGTGGTCTTCTCCCCATTTGGCCTGTCCTTCACTATGGCAACCTTGATGCTGGGATCCAAAGGGCAGACTAAAGCCCAGATCGTGAGTGGGCTCCACCTGCAACACCTGCAGGCCCTGAATGGGACCAAGCCCATGCTCCTGCCCTCCCTCTTTAAGCAACTCAGAGAGACCTTCTCCCACAACTGGGAGCTGGACCTTACCCAGGGAAGTTTTGCCTTCATCCACAAGGATTTCCATATCAAAGAGACCTTCCTCAATTTATCAAAGAGGTATTTCGATACAGAATGTGTGCCTATGAATTTTCACAATGCCTCACAGGCCAAAGGGCTCATGAATTATTACATTAACAAAGAGACTCAGGGGAAAATTCCCAAACTCTTTGATGAAATTAATCCTGAAACCAAACTAATTCTTGTGGATTACATCCTGTTCAAAG GGAAATGGCTGACCCCATTTGACCCTGTCCTCACCGAAGCTGACACTTTCCACCTGGACAAGTACAAGGCAGTTAAGGTACCAATGATGTACAGGGCTGGCAAATTTGCCTCCACCTTTGATAAGAATTTTCGTTGCCACGTCTTCAAAATGCCCTACCAAGGAAAGGCCACCATGCTGGTGATCCTCATGGAGAAAATGGGTGACCACCTAGCCCTTGAAGACTATCTCACCACAGACCTGGTGGAGACATGGCTCAGAAACATGAAAACCAG AAAAATGGAAGTTTTCTTTCCAAAGTTCAAGCTAGATCAGAAATATGAGATGCGTGAACTGCTGAAGCAGATGGGAATCAAAAGAATCTTTTCACCTTGGGCTGACCTTAGTGAACTCTCAGTtactgaaaaaaatcttaaagtatCCAAG gtTTTACAAAGAGCAGTGATTGAGGTCGATGAAAAAGGCACTGAGGCAATGGTGGGAACTCTGTCAGAAATGATTGCTTATTCCATGCCTCCCATCATTAAAGTGGATCGGCCATTTCATTTCATGATCTATGAAGAAACCTCTAGGATGCTTCTATTTCTGGGCAGGGTGGTAAATCCGACTCTTCTATGA